From a region of the Streptomyces caniferus genome:
- a CDS encoding uridine kinase family protein gives MDRDLASLAARLRTVPPSCGPVRLIAVDGHAGSGKSTFAGRLAEALGGAPVVHTDDLATHEELFAWSERFGAQILGPLSRGETARYGVYDWVRGEFTEERALAPAPLVLVEGVGAGRRALRPYLASLLWMELASEHSWERGRLRDGPGLSAFWSGWIPAERAHFAADPSRPYADFLVHQKQLGYEVLMGPSATP, from the coding sequence ATGGATCGTGATCTGGCTTCGCTCGCCGCCCGGCTGCGCACCGTGCCGCCGTCCTGCGGGCCGGTGCGGCTGATCGCGGTGGACGGGCACGCGGGGTCGGGCAAGAGCACGTTCGCCGGACGGCTGGCCGAGGCGCTGGGCGGTGCGCCGGTGGTGCACACCGACGATCTCGCCACCCATGAAGAGCTGTTCGCCTGGAGCGAGCGGTTCGGCGCCCAGATCCTGGGGCCGCTGTCCCGGGGCGAGACGGCGCGCTACGGCGTCTACGACTGGGTGCGCGGGGAGTTCACCGAGGAGCGTGCGCTGGCACCCGCGCCGCTGGTGCTGGTCGAAGGCGTGGGCGCGGGCCGACGGGCGCTGCGCCCGTATCTGGCGTCGCTGTTGTGGATGGAACTGGCGAGCGAGCACTCCTGGGAAAGGGGGCGGCTCCGGGACGGGCCGGGGCTCTCCGCGTTCTGGAGTGGCTGGATTCCGGCGGAGCGCGCGCACTTCGCAGCGGATCCTTCGCGTCCGTATGCCGACTTCCTGGTGCACCAGAAGCAGCTGGGGTACGAGGTGCTCATGGGACCGTCCGCGACGCCCTGA
- a CDS encoding AAA family ATPase: MDVGTQGSPAPAELAWLRAVDAYTVGAYPQAEEEFRAAVRLDPSMADAWLGLHALRADTSIALLRMHRHRDRFGEMRARHRRTLNSWYWLGWWVQPVLETGRDLLLAHASHWLDGRHVAELDQALAGCPPVDTDPQVRFLHACRAYLVKDWDQLVRHTEPLLGDPVLGIEAGLFGGMARVRLETYGQAEPLLSAALMRCRSEQPQRKELRYWLARAHEGTGRSAAALPLYRAVHRVDPAFMDTAARLAAIAEGDGLDEGADLATVSASGLGQEAGGDLAPLDPVDGRELLVTGEADGPDGEVGGVPAGSDAAARVKATPPVPRGAERLPAGPADPVLLEKALAELERMVGMEPVKRQVRALSAQLRMARLRASQGLPVQPPKRHFVFSGPSGTGKTTVARILGRVFYALGLLGGDHLVEAQRSDLVGEFLGQTAVKANELIDSALGGVLFVDEAYSLSNSGYSKGDAYGDEALQVLLKRAEDNRDRLVVILAGYPEGMDRLLAANPGLSSRFTSRVDFPSYRPLELTAIGEVLAAENGDRWDEESRDELCSISGHVVDQGWIDELGNGRFLRTLYEKSCAYRDLRLSTWRCTPTRDDLATLRLPDLMQAYGEVLSGRGPDVQGPPPKGLDL; the protein is encoded by the coding sequence ATGGATGTCGGCACGCAGGGTTCGCCCGCCCCGGCAGAGCTCGCCTGGCTGCGCGCGGTCGACGCCTACACCGTGGGCGCCTATCCGCAGGCGGAAGAGGAGTTCCGGGCCGCGGTACGGCTCGATCCCTCGATGGCCGACGCCTGGCTCGGCCTGCACGCGCTGCGCGCCGACACCTCCATCGCGCTGCTGCGGATGCACCGGCACCGCGACCGCTTCGGCGAGATGCGCGCCCGCCACCGACGCACCCTCAACTCCTGGTACTGGCTCGGGTGGTGGGTGCAGCCGGTGCTGGAGACCGGCCGCGACCTGCTGCTCGCCCATGCCTCCCACTGGCTCGACGGCCGCCATGTGGCCGAGCTGGACCAGGCGCTGGCCGGCTGCCCGCCGGTCGACACCGACCCCCAGGTGCGCTTTCTGCACGCCTGCCGCGCCTACCTCGTCAAGGACTGGGACCAGCTCGTACGGCACACCGAGCCGCTGCTCGGCGATCCGGTGCTGGGCATCGAGGCGGGGCTGTTCGGCGGAATGGCGCGGGTGCGGCTGGAGACGTACGGACAGGCCGAGCCGCTGCTGTCGGCCGCGTTGATGCGCTGCCGCAGTGAGCAGCCGCAGCGCAAGGAGCTGCGCTACTGGCTCGCCCGCGCCCACGAGGGCACCGGCCGCAGCGCCGCGGCGCTGCCCCTCTACCGCGCGGTGCACCGCGTCGACCCGGCGTTCATGGACACCGCGGCGCGGCTCGCCGCCATCGCGGAAGGGGACGGCCTGGACGAGGGCGCCGACCTCGCCACGGTCTCCGCATCCGGCCTCGGCCAGGAGGCGGGCGGCGATCTGGCCCCGCTCGATCCGGTCGACGGCCGTGAGCTGCTGGTGACCGGCGAGGCGGACGGGCCGGACGGGGAGGTCGGTGGCGTCCCGGCCGGGAGCGATGCCGCGGCCCGGGTCAAGGCGACCCCACCGGTGCCGCGCGGAGCCGAGCGGCTGCCCGCCGGGCCGGCCGATCCGGTGCTCCTGGAGAAGGCCCTGGCGGAGCTGGAGCGGATGGTCGGCATGGAGCCGGTCAAACGGCAGGTGCGCGCACTGTCGGCGCAGCTGCGGATGGCCCGGCTGCGGGCGAGCCAGGGACTGCCGGTGCAGCCGCCGAAACGACACTTCGTCTTCTCCGGTCCGTCCGGCACCGGCAAGACGACCGTGGCGCGGATACTCGGGCGGGTCTTCTACGCCCTGGGGCTGTTGGGCGGTGACCATCTCGTGGAAGCCCAACGGTCCGATCTCGTCGGCGAGTTCCTCGGCCAGACCGCGGTCAAGGCCAATGAGCTGATCGACTCGGCGCTGGGCGGAGTGCTCTTCGTCGACGAGGCGTACAGCCTGTCCAACTCCGGCTACAGCAAGGGCGACGCGTACGGCGACGAGGCGCTGCAGGTGCTGCTCAAGCGCGCCGAGGACAACCGCGACCGGCTCGTGGTCATCCTGGCCGGCTACCCGGAGGGCATGGACCGGCTGCTGGCCGCCAACCCCGGTCTGTCCTCCCGCTTCACCAGTCGCGTCGACTTCCCCAGCTACCGGCCGCTGGAGCTGACCGCGATCGGCGAGGTGCTGGCCGCCGAGAACGGCGACCGCTGGGACGAGGAGTCCCGCGACGAGCTGTGCAGCATCAGCGGCCACGTCGTCGACCAGGGCTGGATCGACGAACTGGGCAACGGCCGCTTCCTGCGCACCCTCTACGAGAAGAGCTGCGCCTACCGCGACCTGCGGCTCTCCACCTGGCGCTGCACCCCCACCCGCGACGACCTCGCCACCCTCCGGCTGCCCGACCTCATGCAGGCCTACGGCGAGGTCCTCTCCGGCCGCGGCCCGGACGTCCAGGGGCCGCCGCCGAAGGGGCTGGATCTCTAG
- a CDS encoding hemolysin family protein: MTLVQLLFAVLLVLANGFFVGAEFALVSVRRSQIEPLATEGSSRARQVLHGLENLPQMMAAAQFGITVCSLTLGAVAEPTVAHLLEPVFEAVRLPAALVHPLGYVIALALVVFLHLVIGEMVPKNLAMAAPEKTALWFSPGLVAFARLCRPVTALLGACAHGVLRLFRVEPKDEVEAVFTSEQLTHLVEDSVQAGLLDPAEQEQLSDVLELGSRPVTDVLLDRAGLVTVEPTVTPRQVEELTVRTGYSRFPVCAPGGAYMGYLHVKDVLDLEERDRAVPQRIWHPMTTLRAELPLDDALTAMRRAASHLAAVADATGRVLGLVALEDVLEMLVGEVRDPAHRRAPAARGHRARGDRTAGDRAPAERVSEPREEAPLPAEGRAMAR, translated from the coding sequence ATGACACTGGTCCAACTGCTCTTCGCGGTCCTGCTCGTCCTCGCCAACGGTTTCTTCGTCGGCGCCGAGTTCGCCCTGGTCTCGGTACGCCGCAGCCAGATCGAACCGCTGGCGACCGAAGGCTCCTCCCGGGCCCGGCAGGTGCTGCACGGCCTGGAGAACCTCCCGCAGATGATGGCCGCTGCCCAGTTCGGCATCACCGTCTGCTCCCTGACGCTCGGTGCGGTCGCCGAGCCCACCGTCGCCCACCTCCTGGAGCCGGTCTTCGAGGCCGTCCGGCTCCCCGCGGCGCTGGTCCACCCGCTCGGCTACGTGATCGCCCTGGCGCTGGTGGTCTTCCTCCACCTCGTCATCGGCGAGATGGTCCCCAAGAACCTCGCGATGGCCGCACCTGAGAAGACCGCCCTGTGGTTCAGCCCCGGCCTCGTCGCCTTCGCCCGGCTGTGCCGCCCGGTCACCGCGCTGCTCGGCGCCTGCGCCCACGGGGTGCTGCGGCTCTTCCGCGTGGAGCCGAAGGACGAGGTGGAGGCGGTCTTCACCAGTGAGCAGCTGACCCATCTCGTCGAGGACTCGGTGCAGGCGGGTCTGCTCGACCCGGCCGAGCAGGAACAGCTCTCCGACGTGCTGGAACTGGGCAGCCGGCCCGTCACGGACGTCCTCCTCGACCGGGCGGGACTGGTCACCGTCGAACCGACCGTGACGCCCCGCCAGGTGGAGGAGCTGACCGTACGGACCGGCTACTCCCGCTTCCCGGTGTGTGCGCCCGGCGGCGCGTACATGGGCTATCTGCACGTCAAGGACGTCCTCGACCTGGAGGAACGCGACCGTGCGGTGCCCCAGCGCATCTGGCACCCGATGACCACGCTCCGCGCCGAGCTGCCCCTGGACGACGCCCTCACGGCGATGCGCCGGGCCGCCTCCCATCTGGCGGCGGTCGCCGACGCGACCGGCCGGGTGCTCGGCCTGGTCGCCCTGGAGGACGTCCTGGAGATGCTGGTCGGCGAGGTCCGCGACCCGGCCCACCGCCGCGCCCCCGCCGCCCGGGGCCACCGTGCCCGGGGCGACCGGACCGCGGGCGACCGGGCTCCGGCCGAACGGGTCAGCGAGCCCCGCGAGGAGGCACCGCTCCCGGCCGAGGGCCGAGCCATGGCGCGCTGA
- a CDS encoding hemolysin family protein produces the protein MTGPLLLLVAALVLILANGFFVAAEFGLVTVEKADAERAVADGDRRAHTVVSALRELSFQLSGTQLGITITSLVVGMLAEPALAELLSGPLAATGLPTGAVPGTAVVLGMLLASAVQMVVGELVPKNWAVSKPLPVARVVAGPQRAFSRFFRPVITLLNTVANRLVRALGVEPTDELASARTPGELVSLARHSARAGALEQDTADLFVRTLSLGDLTAENVMTPRVRVSALQASATAADVVNLTRATGLSRFPVYHTRLDEVVGMVHLKDALAVPAHDRLRIPAGRIAVPPLLVPETLPVQALLERLRSEQPIAVVVDEYGGTAGVVTLEDIIEELVGEVRDEHDGVDLPELGQAPPEEGRPAWDADGGCRVDTLRRIGLEAPEGPYETVAGLVAHILGRIPAPGDIAELDGWRLRVRLVSHHRAERIRLVRTATVTVPAASEAPREAAVVMSAEVAR, from the coding sequence ATGACCGGCCCCCTGCTGCTGCTCGTCGCGGCTCTCGTCCTGATCCTGGCCAACGGTTTCTTCGTCGCTGCCGAGTTCGGACTCGTCACCGTCGAGAAGGCGGACGCCGAACGGGCCGTGGCCGACGGCGACCGCCGCGCCCACACCGTCGTCTCCGCCCTGCGGGAACTCTCCTTCCAGCTGTCCGGCACCCAACTGGGCATCACGATCACCTCCTTGGTGGTCGGTATGCTCGCCGAGCCGGCGCTGGCCGAGCTGCTGTCCGGCCCGCTGGCCGCCACCGGCCTGCCCACGGGCGCGGTCCCCGGCACCGCCGTCGTCCTCGGCATGCTGCTGGCCTCCGCGGTCCAGATGGTCGTCGGCGAGCTGGTGCCGAAGAACTGGGCGGTCTCCAAGCCGCTGCCCGTCGCCCGTGTGGTCGCCGGTCCCCAGCGCGCCTTCTCCCGCTTCTTCCGCCCGGTGATCACCCTGCTGAACACCGTCGCGAACCGGCTGGTGCGCGCCCTGGGGGTGGAGCCGACCGATGAGCTGGCCTCCGCCCGCACGCCCGGCGAACTGGTCTCGCTCGCCCGGCACTCCGCCCGCGCGGGCGCCCTGGAGCAGGACACCGCGGACCTGTTCGTCCGCACCCTCTCGCTGGGCGACCTGACCGCGGAGAACGTCATGACGCCGCGCGTACGGGTGAGTGCCCTGCAGGCGTCCGCGACCGCCGCGGACGTGGTGAACCTGACCCGCGCCACCGGACTCTCCCGCTTCCCCGTCTACCACACCCGTCTCGACGAGGTCGTCGGCATGGTGCACCTCAAGGACGCGCTGGCCGTCCCGGCGCACGACCGGCTGCGCATCCCGGCGGGGCGGATCGCGGTACCGCCGCTGCTGGTGCCCGAGACCCTGCCGGTGCAGGCGCTGCTGGAGCGGCTGCGCAGCGAACAGCCGATAGCGGTGGTCGTCGACGAGTACGGCGGCACGGCCGGTGTGGTCACCCTGGAGGACATCATCGAGGAGCTCGTCGGCGAGGTCCGCGACGAGCACGACGGGGTGGACCTGCCCGAACTCGGCCAGGCCCCGCCCGAGGAGGGCCGGCCCGCCTGGGACGCCGACGGCGGCTGCCGGGTGGACACCCTGCGGCGGATCGGCCTGGAGGCCCCGGAAGGACCGTACGAAACGGTGGCAGGACTGGTGGCACACATACTCGGCCGGATCCCGGCCCCCGGCGACATCGCGGAACTCGACGGCTGGCGGCTGCGGGTGCGACTGGTGTCGCACCACCGCGCCGAGCGGATAAGGCTCGTCCGGACCGCCACCGTCACGGTGCCCGCCGCCTCCGAGGCACCCCGTGAGGCCGCCGTCGTGATGAGCGCGGAGGTGGCCCGATGA
- a CDS encoding PH domain-containing protein has product MSAPLPSLPVTFRPTRTRVVLYAVGTAQLAALTVIALLLPKLGGGERLSFVVTGLLVLAVLLLLGRPKVVARQEGVTVVNLTTRRELAWAQVLRVNLREGDPWVHLDLADGTSLPAMGIQPGIAKDQAVRDARALRDLTEKHGALDHTAG; this is encoded by the coding sequence GTGTCCGCGCCCCTGCCCAGCCTCCCGGTGACGTTCCGGCCGACCCGCACCCGGGTCGTCCTGTACGCCGTCGGCACCGCCCAGCTCGCCGCCCTCACCGTGATCGCGCTGCTGCTGCCGAAGCTGGGCGGCGGCGAGCGGCTCAGCTTCGTCGTCACCGGGCTGCTGGTGCTCGCCGTCCTCCTGCTGCTCGGCCGCCCCAAGGTCGTGGCGCGGCAGGAGGGCGTCACGGTGGTCAACCTCACCACCCGGCGTGAACTCGCCTGGGCCCAGGTCCTGCGCGTCAACCTCCGCGAAGGCGACCCCTGGGTCCACCTCGACCTCGCCGACGGCACCAGCCTGCCGGCCATGGGCATCCAGCCCGGTATCGCCAAGGACCAGGCCGTCCGGGACGCCCGCGCGCTGCGCGATCTCACCGAGAAGCACGGTGCGCTCGACCACACGGCCGGTTGA
- the hisG gene encoding ATP phosphoribosyltransferase: protein MLRIAVPNKGSLSEPASAMLHEAGYRQRKDRRELVLVDAGNEVEFFFLRPRDIAVYVGSGKLDIGITGRDLLLDSGSPAEEILQLGFAGSTFRYATRPGTAKDVTEFGGMTIATSFSGLVRQHLADNGVDASVVHLDGAVETAIQLGVAEIIADVVETGTTLRNAGLEIIGEPILKSEAVVIRGTGAPDDDPKVRQFLRRMQGVLVARRYVMMDYDIRVEHVEKAVGLTPGLESPTVSPLHHEGWVAVRSMVPSKDAQRIMDELYDLGARAILTTGIHACRL from the coding sequence ATGCTGCGCATCGCTGTCCCCAACAAGGGTTCACTGTCCGAGCCTGCGTCGGCGATGCTCCATGAGGCCGGCTACCGCCAGCGCAAGGACCGCAGGGAACTGGTCCTCGTCGACGCCGGGAACGAGGTCGAGTTCTTCTTCCTGCGCCCGCGCGACATCGCGGTCTACGTCGGCTCCGGCAAGCTCGACATCGGCATCACCGGCCGTGACCTGCTGCTGGACTCCGGCTCGCCGGCCGAGGAGATCCTCCAGCTCGGCTTCGCCGGCTCGACGTTCCGCTACGCCACCCGCCCGGGTACCGCCAAGGACGTCACCGAGTTCGGCGGCATGACGATCGCCACCTCGTTCTCCGGCCTGGTCCGGCAGCACCTCGCCGACAACGGCGTGGACGCCTCCGTCGTCCACCTCGACGGCGCGGTGGAGACCGCCATCCAGCTCGGCGTCGCCGAGATCATCGCGGACGTCGTGGAGACCGGCACCACCCTGCGCAACGCCGGGCTGGAGATCATCGGCGAGCCGATCCTGAAGTCCGAGGCCGTGGTCATCCGCGGCACCGGCGCGCCGGACGACGACCCGAAGGTGCGCCAGTTCCTGCGCCGGATGCAGGGCGTCCTGGTGGCCCGGCGGTACGTGATGATGGACTACGACATCCGGGTCGAGCACGTCGAGAAGGCCGTCGGCCTCACCCCCGGCCTGGAGTCGCCCACCGTCTCCCCGCTGCACCACGAGGGCTGGGTCGCGGTCCGCTCGATGGTCCCGTCCAAGGACGCCCAGCGCATCATGGACGAGCTCTACGACCTCGGCGCCCGCGCGATCCTGACCACCGGCATCCACGCCTGCCGGCTCTGA
- a CDS encoding phosphoribosyl-ATP diphosphatase yields the protein MSKKTFEELFSELQQKAATGDPATSRTAELVQAGVHTIGKKVVEEAAEVWMAAEYESDEAAAEEISQLLYHLQVMMVAKGISLDDVYAHL from the coding sequence ATGTCCAAGAAGACGTTCGAGGAGCTCTTCTCCGAGCTCCAGCAGAAGGCCGCCACGGGCGACCCCGCCACCTCCCGCACCGCCGAACTCGTGCAGGCCGGTGTCCATACGATCGGCAAGAAGGTCGTCGAGGAGGCCGCCGAGGTGTGGATGGCCGCCGAGTACGAGTCCGACGAGGCCGCCGCCGAGGAGATCTCCCAGCTCCTCTACCACCTCCAGGTCATGATGGTGGCCAAGGGCATCTCGCTCGACGACGTCTACGCCCACCTCTGA
- the ribH gene encoding 6,7-dimethyl-8-ribityllumazine synthase gives MSGKGAPELTVKNCGDLRVAVIAAQWHEQVMNGLVDGALRALTELGIDEPTLLRVPGAFELPVVAKVLAGRGYDAVVALGVVIKGGTPHFDYVCQGVTQGLTQVSVDTGVPVGFGVLTCDTEQQALDRAGLEGSTEDKGHEAVTAAVATAATLRTVSEPWR, from the coding sequence GTGAGCGGCAAGGGCGCACCCGAACTGACCGTGAAGAACTGTGGCGACCTGCGGGTGGCCGTCATCGCGGCACAATGGCACGAACAGGTCATGAACGGCCTCGTGGACGGCGCACTGCGCGCCCTGACCGAGCTCGGCATCGACGAGCCCACCCTGCTGCGGGTCCCCGGCGCCTTCGAGCTGCCGGTCGTCGCCAAGGTGCTGGCCGGCCGCGGCTACGACGCAGTGGTCGCCCTCGGCGTGGTCATCAAGGGCGGCACCCCGCACTTCGACTACGTCTGCCAGGGCGTCACCCAGGGCCTGACCCAGGTGTCGGTGGACACCGGCGTACCGGTCGGCTTCGGCGTGCTGACCTGCGACACCGAGCAGCAGGCGCTCGACCGCGCCGGCCTCGAGGGGTCCACCGAGGACAAGGGCCACGAAGCGGTCACCGCCGCCGTCGCCACCGCCGCGACCCTGCGCACCGTGTCCGAGCCCTGGCGCTGA
- a CDS encoding bifunctional 3,4-dihydroxy-2-butanone-4-phosphate synthase/GTP cyclohydrolase II, producing MTALQSWYDTEDAEALALDPVEQAIADIAAGRPVVVVDDENRENEGDLVLAAEKATPEIVAFMMSECRGLICAPMEGTELDRLELPQMVEHNTESMQTAFTVSVDATAAHGVSTGISAADRATTLRLLASGESVAGDFVRPGHIFPLRARPGGVLVRNGHTEAGVDLARLAGLRPAAAIVEIAGEDGTMLRLPELVPFARKHGLSIISIEDLVAYRQSSEPTVRREAETRLPTAHGEFTAYGYRSTVDGVEHIALVAGELGDGEDVLVRVHSECLTGDIFHSLRCDCGPQLEASLQRIAEAGRGVVIYLRGHEGRGIGLLSKLRAYELQERGRDTLDANLELGLPADSRDYAAGAQMLQDLGVRSLRLMTNNPEKTSALVRYGLRVTGREPMPVKAGEHNLRYLRTKRDRMGHDLPWLDPAASNVPPALERARAGEAPMAQAADATPPVTATTCDNQ from the coding sequence ATGACCGCACTGCAGAGCTGGTACGACACCGAGGACGCCGAGGCCCTGGCGCTCGACCCCGTCGAGCAGGCCATCGCCGATATCGCCGCCGGCCGCCCCGTCGTCGTCGTGGACGACGAGAACCGCGAGAACGAGGGCGACCTCGTTCTCGCCGCGGAGAAGGCCACCCCCGAGATCGTCGCCTTCATGATGAGCGAATGCCGCGGACTGATCTGCGCCCCCATGGAGGGCACGGAGCTGGACCGGCTCGAACTCCCGCAGATGGTCGAGCACAACACCGAGTCGATGCAGACCGCCTTCACGGTCTCCGTCGACGCCACCGCCGCGCACGGCGTCAGCACCGGCATCTCCGCGGCCGACCGTGCCACCACCCTGCGGCTGCTGGCCTCCGGCGAGTCCGTCGCCGGCGACTTCGTCCGGCCCGGCCACATCTTCCCGCTGCGCGCCCGGCCCGGCGGGGTACTGGTCCGCAACGGCCACACCGAGGCCGGCGTCGACCTCGCCCGGCTGGCCGGACTGCGCCCGGCCGCCGCCATCGTGGAGATCGCGGGCGAGGACGGCACGATGCTGCGGCTGCCGGAGCTGGTGCCGTTCGCCCGTAAGCACGGCCTGTCGATCATCTCCATCGAGGACCTGGTCGCCTACCGGCAGTCCTCCGAGCCCACCGTCCGCCGCGAGGCCGAGACCCGGCTGCCCACCGCCCACGGCGAGTTCACCGCGTACGGCTACCGCTCCACCGTCGACGGCGTCGAGCACATCGCGCTCGTCGCGGGCGAGCTCGGCGACGGTGAGGACGTCCTGGTCAGGGTCCACTCCGAGTGCCTGACCGGGGACATCTTCCACTCGCTGCGCTGCGACTGCGGCCCCCAGCTGGAGGCCTCGCTGCAGCGGATCGCCGAGGCCGGCCGGGGCGTGGTGATCTACCTCCGCGGCCACGAGGGACGCGGCATCGGGCTGCTGTCCAAGCTGCGCGCCTACGAACTCCAGGAGCGCGGCCGCGACACCCTCGACGCCAACCTCGAACTGGGCCTGCCCGCCGACTCCCGCGACTACGCGGCGGGCGCGCAGATGCTCCAGGACCTCGGCGTGCGCTCGCTGCGCCTGATGACCAACAACCCCGAGAAGACCTCCGCCCTGGTGCGGTACGGCCTGCGGGTCACCGGCCGGGAGCCGATGCCCGTCAAGGCCGGCGAACACAACCTGCGGTACCTGCGGACCAAGCGGGACCGGATGGGGCACGACCTGCCCTGGCTGGACCCGGCCGCGAGCAACGTTCCCCCAGCTCTCGAACGCGCTCGAGCAGGGGAGGCCCCAATGGCGCAAGCGGCCGACGCCACGCCCCCTGTTACCGCCACCACCTGCGACAACCAGTAG
- a CDS encoding nicotinamide mononucleotide transporter family protein, with amino-acid sequence MSVLDTLNGQAFTAFGQHVIWSDMIGNSIGLAALALGWRRSIWTWPAQFLSGVILVAAYASAHLSGGVGKQLLVIGVALWGWRQWQRGRKQAQDGSIAVRFAGWRERGLLLGGTAVGTAAVGTLFTLLPQLSWNPWPDAYIFVGTLAAMVAQARGLVEFWFAWLLVDIVGVPLAFSSGLAFSGLVYVVYLALVVWGMRDWWLRSRAAERTVLEGAAA; translated from the coding sequence ATGAGCGTCCTGGACACGCTGAACGGCCAGGCCTTCACGGCCTTCGGCCAGCACGTCATCTGGTCGGACATGATCGGCAACTCCATCGGCCTGGCCGCCCTGGCACTCGGCTGGCGGCGCTCGATCTGGACCTGGCCCGCCCAGTTCCTCTCCGGCGTGATCCTCGTCGCCGCCTACGCCTCCGCCCACCTCAGCGGCGGCGTCGGCAAGCAACTCCTCGTCATCGGCGTGGCGTTGTGGGGCTGGCGGCAGTGGCAGCGCGGCCGGAAGCAGGCGCAGGACGGCTCCATCGCCGTACGCTTCGCCGGCTGGCGCGAGCGCGGCCTGCTGCTGGGCGGCACCGCCGTGGGCACGGCCGCCGTCGGCACCCTGTTCACCCTGCTCCCGCAGCTGTCCTGGAACCCCTGGCCGGACGCCTACATCTTCGTCGGCACGCTCGCCGCGATGGTCGCCCAGGCCCGCGGACTGGTCGAGTTCTGGTTCGCCTGGCTGCTGGTCGACATCGTCGGCGTCCCGCTCGCCTTCAGCAGCGGCCTCGCCTTCTCCGGCCTCGTCTACGTCGTCTATCTCGCCCTCGTCGTGTGGGGCATGCGCGACTGGTGGCTGCGCTCGCGCGCCGCCGAACGCACCGTCCTGGAAGGAGCAGCGGCATGA
- a CDS encoding riboflavin synthase, producing MFTGIVEELGEVVAVENLGDASRFRLRGPVVTEDAKHGDSIAVNGVCLTVVDTADGEFTADVMAETLNRSSLGALSVGSRINLERPMALGGRLGGHLVQGHVDGTGTLIERIPGEHWEIVKIALPAALSRYVVEKGSITVDGVSLTVVDAAADYFTISLIPTTLALTTLGIKKAGDPVNLEVDVLAKYVERLLGRSAEAGDLAEIKEMDR from the coding sequence GTGTTCACCGGAATCGTCGAAGAACTGGGTGAGGTCGTCGCCGTCGAGAACCTCGGTGATGCTTCCCGGTTCCGGCTCCGCGGCCCCGTCGTCACCGAGGACGCCAAGCACGGTGACTCGATCGCCGTCAACGGAGTCTGTCTGACCGTCGTGGACACCGCCGACGGTGAGTTCACCGCCGATGTGATGGCCGAGACCCTGAACCGCTCCAGCCTCGGCGCACTGTCCGTCGGCTCGCGGATCAACCTGGAGCGCCCCATGGCGCTCGGCGGGCGGCTGGGCGGACACCTCGTCCAGGGCCATGTCGACGGCACCGGCACCCTCATCGAGCGCATCCCCGGCGAGCACTGGGAGATCGTCAAGATCGCGCTGCCGGCCGCGCTCTCCCGCTATGTCGTCGAGAAGGGCTCCATCACCGTCGACGGGGTCAGCCTCACCGTCGTCGACGCCGCCGCCGACTACTTCACCATCAGCCTCATCCCCACCACCCTCGCCCTGACCACCCTCGGCATCAAGAAGGCCGGTGACCCCGTCAACCTCGAGGTCGACGTCCTGGCCAAGTACGTCGAGCGGCTGCTCGGCCGTTCCGCCGAGGCCGGGGACCTGGCGGAAATCAAGGAGATGGACCGATGA